One genomic region from Magnetofaba australis IT-1 encodes:
- a CDS encoding PAS domain S-box protein, producing the protein MESPLVQTAAPRRTGLPFIAAIVVMVICLLLALFNEKAVWLEKRERATLLAHHMTSQINQQLTRDLFSAKALAALVRQGDGHIADFDEVAQEILRINPTISSLQLAPAGVVRHIVPLAGNEKAIGHDLLSDKNRNKEALSAIETRSMTLAGPFTLIQGGVAVIGRQPVFLKDRADDFWGFTSVLIRLEDVTRHLRFAEIEATGYSYQLWRNHPNTGARHVFAQSQTPMAADPITQTISVPNGQWFLSVVPQRGWFSPLRIALEAMIALLAGALAAWVMRRRQRGQDAQWTTFKRLELATSLSGLGIWVWEPQRNLLQGDQRACKMFGLPAESAHTPLQGDVWFTRVHASDHDHVKQLMHTRFVGGESVDISFRTTDANGETHWIQGAAFVDQREAQGSHRITGVFRDITDQRQTELALRDASDRMKTLLDTASDGIHILDETGNVVEFSQTFAQMLGYSPDEVKQLNVRDWEAQLSAEDLVHALQALLKGARTFETRHRRKDGVEFDVEISAKGIRLGERQLLYASARDISGRKQSEARLQESLEFSRTLLLQSPVAKGVYRASGECVMVNESMAKMVGAPVERLLKQNFRLIPSWRNSGLLDAAVEALRERAPRKHEIRLTTSFGREVWAESLLLPATLNGEDHLIAQFFDLTDAKRKEARLRSLTERFELAANALSLGIWTWDLKTDDLEWNKRMFELYQAPKSLWISQPSLTFWRSRFHEEDLARLNHDIKAAMDGDKLLDSAFRITLPDGSLRHIHMAAIVERDDQGHPVRMVGINRDITAEHAAEEALVESELRFRSAFETAPHGMALVSLEGRWLKVNQALCEIIGYSEKELLATDFQTITYPDDLEADLQYVQALLAGQINSYQMEKRYIHKNGGLVWILLSVSLVRSSDGSPIHFVAQILDITEAKQVQEELIQARHNADAANIAKSQFLANMSHEIRTPMNAVLGLLQLTHHTLLDDRQKDYIEKAEVAARSLLGILNDILDYSKIEANRMELETAPFDLAELFHTLASLLSTTVSDKDVEILFDIDGAMPTMLSGDALRLQQVLINLTSNAVKFTPKGSVTVALTLLESTAQEVTLEFSVSDTGIGISDEKLSLIFEGFSQAEASTTRRFGGTGLGLAISRRLVELMGGELQVISEEGKGSRFFFTLTLPLANAMPEQQRAAPKLGSKGAPLRALIVDDSEISRDVLARMVVDLGGQAHVAQSGHEAIKLLACDDGAPLPYDLVLLDWKMPGMDGWETARYIRNNCPSGSSLIFILITAYGREMVLQQHEESPGGLFNGFLTKPVTHEMLREAILTAGRQTNPDLKKMDLQPQTPLHGMNLLVVEDNPTNQQVAQELLSIQGAEVVVADNGAEGVRLAMAAEPLFDAVLMDIQMSVMDGFEATRILRERFTPQQLPILAMTANALSSDREACLAAQMNDHVGKPFDVREVVAKILTCCGRTVVGERAPPPSTRQEAAQNFPGFDYPGAMARFNNRARAYLIAIAGFQRDLPVLLSRLESAINEKDRDAFGRHLHALKGLAGTLGAVTLSALARHCEAELASGDALEPMQTQLNEAASQALEVIEQIHTQLAEPQAETSDSATELDADALRADLDELDLLLAEQNLRMLEVVANIERNYGAMLGARLKPLLDAVNGMDIPSAQAASTELRESLEESDEASHDKSE; encoded by the coding sequence ATGGAATCCCCTCTCGTCCAGACCGCCGCCCCACGCCGCACAGGCCTGCCCTTTATTGCGGCGATTGTGGTGATGGTCATCTGCCTTCTGCTGGCGCTTTTCAACGAAAAGGCGGTGTGGCTGGAGAAGCGGGAGCGCGCCACGCTGCTGGCCCATCACATGACCAGTCAGATCAATCAACAGCTCACGCGCGATCTGTTTTCCGCCAAAGCGCTGGCTGCGCTGGTGCGCCAAGGCGATGGCCACATCGCCGATTTTGACGAGGTGGCGCAAGAGATCCTGCGCATCAACCCCACCATCAGCTCCCTGCAACTGGCCCCGGCGGGCGTGGTGCGCCACATCGTGCCGTTGGCGGGCAATGAGAAAGCCATCGGCCACGACCTGCTCAGTGACAAAAACCGCAATAAGGAAGCCTTAAGCGCAATTGAGACCCGTTCCATGACGCTGGCGGGGCCGTTTACGCTGATCCAGGGCGGCGTGGCCGTGATCGGACGCCAACCGGTGTTTCTGAAGGATCGCGCCGACGACTTCTGGGGCTTCACCTCGGTACTGATTCGCCTGGAGGATGTCACTCGCCACCTGCGTTTTGCCGAAATTGAAGCCACAGGCTACAGCTATCAGCTATGGCGCAACCACCCCAATACCGGCGCACGCCATGTGTTTGCGCAATCGCAAACCCCCATGGCCGCCGATCCCATCACCCAGACCATCAGCGTGCCCAACGGCCAATGGTTCCTCAGCGTGGTTCCTCAGCGCGGTTGGTTCAGCCCTTTGCGCATTGCGCTGGAAGCGATGATTGCGCTGCTGGCGGGCGCTCTGGCGGCTTGGGTCATGCGACGAAGACAAAGAGGGCAGGATGCCCAGTGGACCACGTTCAAGCGCCTGGAGCTGGCCACCTCCCTATCCGGGCTGGGGATCTGGGTGTGGGAGCCTCAACGCAATCTGCTGCAGGGGGATCAACGCGCCTGCAAGATGTTTGGCCTACCCGCAGAATCCGCACACACGCCCCTGCAAGGGGATGTGTGGTTCACCCGCGTACACGCCAGCGACCACGATCATGTGAAGCAACTGATGCACACGCGGTTTGTGGGGGGCGAGAGCGTTGATATATCCTTTCGCACCACCGACGCCAATGGCGAGACCCATTGGATTCAAGGCGCCGCCTTCGTTGATCAGAGAGAGGCTCAGGGATCCCACCGCATCACCGGCGTATTCCGCGACATAACCGATCAACGTCAAACCGAATTGGCGCTGCGCGACGCCTCCGACCGCATGAAGACCCTGCTCGACACCGCCAGCGACGGCATCCACATTCTGGATGAAACCGGCAATGTGGTGGAGTTCAGCCAGACCTTTGCCCAAATGCTCGGCTACTCCCCCGATGAGGTCAAACAGCTGAACGTACGTGACTGGGAGGCGCAACTCTCTGCAGAAGACCTGGTGCATGCGCTGCAAGCCCTGCTCAAGGGCGCTCGCACCTTCGAGACCCGTCACCGCCGCAAAGATGGCGTGGAGTTCGATGTTGAAATCAGCGCCAAAGGGATCCGTCTGGGCGAGCGTCAACTCCTCTATGCCTCTGCGCGGGACATCTCCGGGCGCAAGCAGTCCGAAGCGCGGCTGCAGGAGAGTTTGGAGTTCAGCCGCACCCTGCTGCTGCAATCGCCGGTGGCCAAAGGGGTCTACCGCGCCAGCGGCGAGTGCGTCATGGTCAATGAAAGCATGGCCAAGATGGTCGGCGCGCCGGTGGAGCGCCTGCTCAAACAGAATTTCCGCCTGATTCCCTCCTGGCGCAACTCCGGCTTGCTGGACGCGGCGGTGGAGGCGCTGCGCGAACGCGCCCCGCGCAAACATGAGATCCGTCTGACCACTTCGTTTGGGCGCGAGGTGTGGGCCGAGAGCCTGCTGCTGCCCGCCACCCTCAATGGCGAAGACCATCTGATCGCCCAGTTCTTCGATCTCACCGACGCCAAACGCAAAGAGGCGCGCTTGCGCTCTCTTACCGAACGCTTTGAGCTGGCCGCCAATGCGCTCTCTTTAGGCATCTGGACGTGGGATCTCAAAACCGATGATCTGGAGTGGAACAAACGCATGTTCGAGCTCTATCAGGCGCCCAAAAGCCTGTGGATCTCTCAGCCCTCGCTTACCTTCTGGCGCAGCCGTTTCCACGAGGAGGATCTGGCGCGCCTGAACCACGATATCAAAGCCGCCATGGACGGCGACAAGCTGCTCGACAGCGCCTTTCGCATCACCCTGCCCGACGGGAGTTTGCGCCACATCCATATGGCGGCCATTGTGGAGCGCGACGATCAAGGCCACCCGGTGCGCATGGTGGGCATCAACCGCGACATCACCGCCGAGCACGCCGCCGAAGAGGCCCTGGTCGAGAGCGAATTGCGCTTCCGCAGCGCGTTCGAAACCGCGCCCCATGGCATGGCGCTGGTCTCCCTGGAGGGGCGTTGGCTCAAGGTCAATCAGGCGCTGTGCGAAATCATCGGCTATAGCGAAAAAGAGCTGCTAGCGACTGACTTTCAAACCATCACCTATCCCGATGATCTGGAAGCGGACCTGCAATACGTCCAGGCGTTGCTGGCCGGTCAGATCAACAGCTACCAGATGGAGAAGCGCTACATCCACAAGAACGGCGGGTTGGTGTGGATTCTTCTCAGTGTCTCTCTGGTGCGCTCCAGCGATGGCTCTCCCATCCACTTTGTGGCGCAAATTCTCGACATCACTGAAGCCAAACAGGTCCAGGAAGAGTTGATTCAGGCGCGGCATAACGCCGACGCCGCCAATATCGCCAAAAGCCAGTTCCTGGCCAACATGAGCCATGAAATCCGCACCCCCATGAACGCGGTGCTCGGCTTGCTGCAACTGACCCACCACACCCTGTTGGATGACCGGCAGAAGGATTATATCGAAAAGGCCGAGGTGGCGGCCCGTTCCCTGCTGGGCATTCTCAACGACATTCTCGACTACTCCAAGATCGAAGCCAATCGCATGGAGCTGGAGACCGCGCCATTCGATCTGGCCGAACTATTCCACACCTTGGCCTCGCTCCTCTCCACCACGGTGAGCGATAAGGATGTGGAGATTCTGTTCGATATCGACGGCGCCATGCCCACCATGCTGTCGGGCGACGCCCTGCGTCTGCAACAGGTGTTGATCAACCTCACCAGTAATGCGGTGAAGTTCACCCCCAAAGGCAGCGTCACCGTTGCGTTGACTCTGCTGGAGAGCACCGCACAGGAAGTCACCCTGGAGTTCAGCGTCAGCGACACTGGCATCGGCATCTCCGACGAAAAACTGTCGTTGATCTTCGAAGGCTTCTCCCAGGCGGAAGCCTCCACCACGCGCCGCTTTGGCGGCACCGGGCTGGGTCTGGCCATCAGTCGTCGCCTGGTGGAGTTAATGGGCGGCGAGCTGCAAGTGATCAGCGAAGAGGGCAAAGGCAGCCGCTTCTTCTTTACCCTCACCCTGCCGCTGGCCAACGCCATGCCCGAGCAGCAGCGCGCCGCGCCCAAACTCGGCTCCAAAGGGGCCCCGCTGCGCGCCCTGATTGTGGACGACAGCGAGATCTCCCGCGATGTGTTGGCGCGCATGGTGGTGGACCTGGGCGGGCAGGCGCATGTGGCCCAGAGCGGTCACGAAGCGATCAAACTGCTCGCGTGCGATGATGGCGCGCCGCTACCCTACGACCTGGTGCTGCTGGACTGGAAAATGCCCGGCATGGATGGGTGGGAGACCGCCCGCTACATCCGCAACAACTGCCCCAGCGGCTCCTCGTTGATCTTCATCCTGATCACCGCCTATGGGCGCGAAATGGTGCTGCAACAACATGAAGAGTCCCCCGGCGGACTGTTTAACGGATTCCTCACCAAACCCGTCACCCATGAGATGCTGCGCGAAGCCATTCTCACGGCAGGCAGGCAAACGAATCCCGATCTGAAGAAGATGGACCTGCAGCCACAGACACCGCTCCACGGCATGAATCTGCTGGTGGTGGAGGACAACCCCACCAACCAACAGGTGGCCCAGGAGCTGCTCTCGATTCAAGGCGCCGAGGTGGTGGTGGCCGATAACGGCGCCGAGGGCGTGCGTCTGGCCATGGCGGCGGAGCCGCTGTTTGACGCCGTGCTGATGGACATTCAGATGTCGGTGATGGACGGCTTTGAAGCCACGCGCATCCTGCGCGAGCGCTTTACGCCCCAGCAGCTGCCGATTCTGGCGATGACCGCCAATGCGCTCAGCTCCGACCGCGAAGCGTGTTTGGCCGCGCAGATGAACGACCATGTGGGCAAACCGTTTGACGTGCGCGAAGTGGTGGCGAAGATCCTCACATGCTGCGGCCGCACCGTGGTGGGGGAGAGGGCGCCCCCACCCTCAACGCGCCAAGAGGCGGCGCAAAATTTTCCCGGCTTTGATTATCCAGGCGCCATGGCGCGTTTCAACAATCGCGCGCGCGCCTATCTCATCGCCATCGCGGGCTTCCAACGCGACCTGCCGGTTCTGCTCTCGCGGCTGGAAAGCGCAATCAACGAGAAGGATCGCGACGCCTTTGGCCGCCACTTGCACGCCCTGAAAGGTCTTGCAGGAACCCTGGGCGCGGTGACGCTGTCGGCATTGGCGCGTCACTGTGAAGCGGAGTTGGCCTCAGGGGACGCGCTTGAGCCCATGCAGACCCAACTGAATGAGGCCGCGTCCCAAGCCTTGGAAGTAATCGAGCAGATCCATACGCAGCTGGCCGAGCCCCAAGCAGAAACCAGCGACAGCGCTACGGAATTGGACGCCGACGCCTTGCGCGCCGATCTGGATGAACTGGATCTGCTGCTGGCTGAACAAAATTTGCGTATGCTGGAGGTGGTCGCCAACATCGAACGTAATTATGGCGCAATGCTGGGCGCGCGGCTGAAACCGCTGCTGGACGCAGTCAACGGCATGGATATTCCCAGCGCACAGGCCGCCAGCACAGAGCTACGCGAATCGTTGGAAGAGTCAGATGAAGCGTC